Genomic window (Equus przewalskii isolate Varuska chromosome 12, EquPr2, whole genome shotgun sequence):
CTTTTCCTTAGAGGTGGAGTGTGGGGTTAGGGTCCCTGGCTCTGGGCGTCCTCTTCCCGTCCCAGTCATTGCTGAAGATAATCTGGAGTTAGGGTGGGTGTTGGTGGGCCCTGGAGAGCACATCTCAAGAGAAACAGCACTGGGTTTCGGGGTCTCTGCGGGGGACCCTCTCCCCGAGGTGCAGGAGTCTCTGGAGCCGGGAACCTTGCGCTTAATACACCCGAGCTGCGCATCGACTTCCTACACACACATAATAAAGACACACCCCACTTTGAAAATCTCCCTCGAGGCTGCAGCAGGACGGTTGGGTTGGGGCGGGCGGGACGGACGGAGACAGAGTGTGGGCCTTGCAGAGGGAAGGGTGGCAGGGGAACATCCTGGGGCTGGGAGATTCAAGGAACTGACTGGGCATTTGGGGTGAGAGTCAGGGACCCTTGACTGGGCTCGGGGGTCAGAGCAGACCCCACACCTCTTCCACCCTGTTTAAACTCTCGAGGCCTGGGGCCTTCTGGCCTGGCAGGGCCCTTTTTTGGGGCAGGGTCCTGGCAAGGTCATGATGGGGGCTAGCAGGCAGGGTCCTCTCTCGtcccagagtggggagggggcccTGGGAACCCCCTGGCAGCCTCCTGGGAACGCAGCGTCCCTTTCCCAGGGGCTCAGTGGCGGGCGGGAGGGGTGGCGGGGGCCGTGGGTTTTGTTCGGCGCCCAGGCCGTTAGGATTCCCAGCGCCCGGCGGCTCTCACGCCGGCCGCTTGGGCAAGGTAACAAAGCCCCTTTCTCCAGCGGAGAAAGGCGTCCGGCCTCTTGTGTGCAGCTATGCGCTCCATGGGAACCACCGCTGGCGTGCTGGCCACTCAGGTTGCCTGGCGATGAGGGGGCCTACGGTCCCCCCCCCCGACACATCCCTGACTGACAGCCCTTGTGGGGCACCATCCCTGAGCcaggcacccccacccccaggactctgcctccctgctgtgtgacctgtgGCAACATTCAGCCCTCTCTGGGCTGACACCAGCTCTGAGCACCTCTCATCTTGAACGTTGGGGGCTTTCTCTAGTAGAAGGGATGTGGTCAAGGGGTCTCAGGTATCAGTTCCAGCTGAGCtaggtgatcttgggcaagacccagggcctctctgaccctcagtctcctcatctctgaaatagGGAAAGCACTGCCCTTCCAACAGAGTGTTGtaaaagaagactggaaaagcTGGAGATGCAGGGCATCAGCCCAGAGGGCACTCAGAGTGAGGTGGGTGCTATCACTCGCCTGGGCCCTGAGCTCCCAGCTGAAGGGCCACTCAGGTTTCCTTCTCGCCAGCTGACCCCCCACAGAAGAGGCCAAATCTGCCTCCAGCAATTAGTTCAGGCATCACAGCAAGCAAGAGCCCCTCCGATGGGGTATTGTGGGCCAGGGGTCCTTGAAACTGTCACTGCAGAGGGTCCTTCTTTCCCAGCCCTGTGCAAGGGTGATTCAGACCCAGTCTGATGGGGGAGACTCAAGGAAGTCAGGGCTGTGGTGGGGGAAACCCAGAGAGGCTGTGTAAGCCGAGACTGGGCATCTGACctatggcgggggggggggcggggggagacttcctggaggaggtgccatTTGAGCTAGACTGAGAGTAGAAAATACCCAGAAAGGGCACTCTGGGCATCACGAACACAAGCGTGACGGATGTGTGAGAAACTTCCAGCGACTGGAGTGAcccggggaggggcagggggaggtcagcagggccacactgtGACGGGCCTTCAAGTCCAGGATGAGGGACTGAGCCTTTGGCCCACACGTTCCTCCCCAACCCGTCTCAGGAGCGGGCCAGGCTGCAGCGGCTGCCACCGCAGCGGCCACAATTGTTGGGGGAGAGCTTGGCATCCTGTGTTTCTTTGAATCGCAGCTCCAGGAACAATGCCGCTTCCTGTGGGTgtccccccgcccgcccccagcCGGCCCTGCCGCCCTGGctgccctgctcttcctcctgcagCCTACTTGTCGTCCtcggggaagcggggagggggccccgggtgtgtgtggtgggggggggtcGTCTCCGTCCCTGGAAGGCACGGCCAGGCTGGACCAGCATCACCTCTGCCCCAgggtctgggcctcagtttcctcactccGGTAGTAACagtgcccacctcacagggcCGTTAGGGAGATGAAAGGAGAGAATCAGTCTCTTTGCTTTGCTCTGGGCATGCCCATTGTAcggagggggaaactgaggctctgagcgGTGGGCGAGGCCCGGGGCAGCccgtcccctcctctcccagttGCTCTGATGCGCGGGGGCGGcgggagggtggggaggctgggcaCCCTTGCACTACcgcagccccaccctccccagcacTCCCTCTGGGCGGGCGGCCTGGCTCTCCCCAGCTGAACAAAGGTGACTTTAATCTCTGTAGCCTTGGGCTGGGTTTTTAGGGCACCACCAAAGCGCGGGAGAACAGGCCTCGCTTGATCTCATTAAGaaagcattttccttttaatccaGGGGCGCAGCGGCGCGTCGGCACCGGCCAGCCTCAGCCTCCCACGGCATTCCTGGGCTGCGCTGCCGGAGAgcgggctgggggccgggggcgAGTCTGTGCGTGCGGGCCGCCCTGGGGTGTCTGCTGGGCTCGGGAAGGAGGGGGTGCCTGTGTGGATGGGGTGTAGATGGAGCCTGCCGCCCCCTTAGCTCTAAGCCCATGACCCACAGCCTGTGGCCTCACCCGCGTGCCCAGATCTGGGGTCAGGCTGGACAAGCAGCTGGGGCCACCCAGGTGAGGGTGGGCCCCCCGCGTGGGTCCCCCAGGTCCCTGGGTGTGTACTGGGTGCCAGGCTTGCACATGCTGGATCCTCCCTCGGATCCATTCATACAGAGAAGGCAACTGAGGCCTGGTGGGCATGGAGGTGGCGGTCTCCTGCTGGCGCTCaggctcccccccaccccccccccgcccccatcccgcCTCCGGGCTCCAGGCTTTGCGCTCGCCGTGCCTGGGTGCGCCCGGCGGCACGCGCTGGGCGGGCGGCAGAGGAAGGAACATTCTTCCCCGTGTGTGGACGGGCCCAGGCGGGCGCCGGCAGCTCCTGGCCCCGCCCTGCGGCCCCCCTTCCGCAGAGCGATCCTGGCACGGATGGCCCTGTACTGGAAAGGTGGAGGCTtcatgtggccttgggcaaagcCTGTCTCTCGAGCCCAGCTTTCCTCGCCCCAGCAGCAGGAGGGGGTGCCGGGCCGTGTGGCTGCGGTGGGCACCGACCCGTGGGCTGGGCCCTCTGTGATTTCCCGCCTCCACCCTGCTGGCCGTCGGGGTCTTCACAGAACAGCCGTGCCGCCTCGGCTCAGAGAAGGTGACCTGCCCGGCTGGTCACACAGCCGAGAGACCGCAGTGCCGGGCCGcacctctgccctgccctgcccgccgGACCTCGCGCCCAGCCCGGCCCAGTTAACCAGGCCAGCTGTATGGTAATGGGCAGCGCGGCCACTCCCGCTTAACGCGGCCGAGTTAAGGCCGCCCGGCGCCCCTCGCGGCGCGCGCGGCCCGGACAAAGCTGGCGGACAATGCCTGGTGATTCATCCTCCCTCCGGGCCCTTTGTCCGCGGGGCCTTGGCAGCCGCCCAGCAGAAGCCTTTGTCCCCGACTGATTGAGACTTGGCTTCCCAGAGCCGACCTCCTCCGCTGTCCCCCCACCGCCCTCTGCCCCCTCCCGCAGCCCGGGCGGGTGCTGTGTCAATAAGGGTGTGTGCCCCGCCAGGTGCGCGGGCCGGGCGGGAGCCGGTTACCTGGCGGGTGGGCGGGGCGCCCCACCTGGCTCGTGCCGCCAGCAGCTGCCGGGCGACCTTGGGCCCAGCTGTCGACGTGGGGGGTGGGGCCTGCGTGAACCCCAGCCCTGCTTCCACTCATGTTGGCACTTGAGCCCTGCTCTGTgcacagggggaaactgaggcccaaagacggggtggggtggtggggggagtgcGCGGGATGGAGTGGTAGCTGCTGAGACCCCAGGATGCCCAGCCCTGGAAACCCGCCACGGCCCAGGGGTGGGGCGCACAGGGCTGCCTGTTCAAGGCTGTGTTTCTCCTTCCAGACATTCATTTTCACCGATGGGGAAGATGAGGTCCTGGCCAGGCGCACGGGTGAGCCCAGGGCTTGGGGAGGTTGAAGGGGCTCCACTTCCAGGAGGAAAGGCTCCCCTCCGCCCTctcacccccgccccctcccccccgggAGAGGTCACAGAGGCCACGGGCTGGGGAGCGCAGTTTACTCAACGGGTTTGCTCAAGGGCCCGCCCCACCACTCGGCCCCCCCCTAATTCTCATGCAAATGAGGCCCTTTCAGCTCCCCGGGCCCTTTGAGCTGATGTGGCGGCAACAGGTGGTCGGTGCTGGGAAAAAGCCGCCTGAAtgggctggggcggggcggggacgCCCCGGGAGGGGGTTGGGATGGTGGAGGGGATCACCAGGCCTGGTGTCctgtgctggggagggggctgaggagggAAGCCGCTGCAGGGCACATCTTGAACCCAAGGTGCCATGGGCCAGACAGCCACCCACTCTATCCTGCTCTGTCTCACGGGGGgcctgctgtgtgaccccaggccaggctgccctctctgagccagcTCGGACCCACTTAACAGCCCCTTCCCCTTGTCCACAGGCAACGTGGTCAATACTAACTGCTCGGCTGCCCACAGCCGCCAGGCCCTGTCCTGCAAGATGGCCGTGGAGTACGACCGTTTCATCGACTCGGGGAGGAAGTGAGTGTTGGCCTCTGGCCGGGGCCCAAGGAACGTCCCCCGCTCCAGGCACCTGCTCTGGCAGTACCCGCCCCTGGCACGCCCTCCTGACGGCCCTGCCtcgcccgcaggtggttctgccacGTGGATGACGACAACTATGTCAACGTGCGGGCCTTGCTGCGGCTGCTGGCCAGCTACCCACACACGCAGGACGTCTACATTGGCAAGCCCAGCCTGGACAGGCCCATCCAGGCCACGGAGAGGGTCAGCGAGAACAAGATGGTGAGTGCTGCACCTACATACacctgggctgggtggggaggaggcgggAGGCACCCTCgtggcttggggtgggggtggggtctcAAGACGTTGCCCTCTCCCGCAGCGTCCTGTCCACTTCTGGTTTGCCACCGGTGGGGCTGGCTTCTGCATCAGCCGCGGGCTGGCCCTGAAGATGAGCCCGTGGGCCAGGTGAGTGTCCTGGGGCACAGGTGAGGGTGCCCCACCAGCCAGGTTGCCCTAGGTCCCAAGGTCCTCCCAAGTGAGGCCTGGCTGGGTTCATCCTCCCAGCAGTGGGTGTCCCCAGGCTCACGTGCCTGGATGGGTTGAGTCATGCCCTGCCACTGGCCACTTCTGCCTACCAGGCACCAGAGGCTGTTAGCACTCGGGCCCATGCACCATTGGGCAGGACCCCTTCCAGCAGCCCCCACTGGCAGAGAATCCTCAGGCTGGTACAGAGGAGGGTGCTGtgctggggctcagggaaggaggcagctgtGGGCAGGAGAGACTATTAGGGACACAGACATGGTCTGCACTCTGCTCCCTGGGGGCACGTCCaccttctctctgagcctggcTGCTTTGCTCTGTGCTACATGCTGCCCGGCGGGCAGCCAGCTCCCGCCTCCACTCACCCGTCCATCCCTTCCCGCCCACAGCGGGGGCCACTTCATGAGCACGGCCGAGAGGATCCGGCTGCCGGACGACTGCACCATCGGCTACATCGTGGAGGCCTTGCTGGGTGTGCCCCTCATCCGCAGCGGGCTCTTCCACTCCCACCTGGAGAACCTGCAGCAGGTGCCTGCCTCGGAGCTCCACGAGCAGGTGCGCCTCCCGCGGGGGCCCGGGAAGGGAGTGTGGACCAAcgggagcccagaggagagagcCCAAAGGAGAGCCGCTGGGCCAGAAGGGGAGGGGCAGATCCGAGAGAGGAAtggagtggggtggaggaggagggtgcGGAGGGTAggggaggaggatgtggagggTGGGGTCACATTTTTTAAACAGGGGGGTCAGAAAGGGCCCTGCTGTTGGCTGCCACCCAGACCCCTAATCCTCCCACCAGCGTGGACCCTGCTCAAATCCTGTTGTCCATCCTTCCCGTCTTTGTCTTCGGTGCCACACACCTACCCTGCACTTTTCGGGTCTTTTCCTGCCTCGGTGGATGTCCTCTCACCCACGGCTGGCAGCTCTCCCAGCCCAGCCGGAGCCCCCACTTTGGCCTTATTCCCGGGGTTTGCAGAGCGGGTGGGCTGCAGTGTGCCATGGCCCACAGACCTTCCTTCTTGGAccgaggaggggcaggaggcagggctgtTCCCTCGTTCAGAGCCACATGGGCGGCCCCTCCAGCATCCCTCCGCCCCCTCCACGCAGGTGACCCTGAGCTACGGCACGTTTGAAAACAAGCGGAATGCCGTCCACGTGAAGGGGCCCTTCTCGGTGGAGGCTGACCcatccaggtgaggaaactgaggcccagcgtcCCCTGTGGGTCTGGTGGAGCTAGAGTTGGGAGTCGCTATAGACAGTGCCCCCAAGAGTCCTGCTCAGGGTGGCGCAGGGCCCCCCCAGTGCTGTGGGTCTGAAGATGGGCgctcagcacccccaccccacacggACCAGCCCCCCACTCTGTCCTCACAGGTTCCGCTCCGTCCACTGCCACTTGTACCCGGACACACCCTGGTGTCCCCGCACCGCCATCTTCTAGCAGCCACGGCTGAGACCCCGTCCCTGGGCGCCCCTGGTATCCAAAGGGCCCGGGGACCCCTGTGGTGCCGCCCTGGCCTTGGCATTCAAGGCTCCCCCAGGGCTGCACCTGCGTGCGCGCGTGTACTGTGTGCCCGACCATGTAGCAGGCTGCTGGGCAGCTCTGCTCTGCCCAGGAGTGCCCCTCGTCTGCCTTTCCAGAGCCCGTGCCCCGGCAGAATCTGTGTGTCAGAGGTCGCTCTGAGGGCAGTGTAATTATTGCTACTCTTTGCGGGTCTTGGGGCAGCGTGAGATCAGGGGCTGCTCTGCTGAGCGCAGGCCCCATGCTGGGGGCGCCTGCACCCTGGGATCCCGGCCCCAGCCTCAGAGCCCCCAGGACCCCTGCGCCATGCCCCTCCCACTGAGCTCGGCGCGGGCACTGTGGCTCAGAGTGACAGCCACCCCAAGAAGCCCCCGTGGCCGTATggctcccctccccgccctgctGGGGGGCTCTTCAGGTGGGGGGACCTCTCCaccatctttcctttgtctccctcCGTGAGGGGGAGTCAGAGCTAAGCCTTATCTCCTCTCCCCAGTGGAGAGAAAGTCGCCCATAGTGGGCGTGTCTGTACATATCGTGACAGTATTTTTTTACTGTGCCTGTTTTTCGAGAGGGGGTGGGTAAAAAGTAGGATGTTTTTGTCTTTGtgctcgggggtggggggggggcgggggagggtgtTACTTTATCTTTTCTGTGGATCAGAAAAAGCAGAAGCCCAGCTTGGGATGATCTTCGTTGCTAAAGCTGGTGGGAAGGTCTCGCTCTGTGTATTTAAATGTGGCCGCACCCGGCAGCAGGCCCCTCGCCGCCCTCCTGCCTCGTACCTGTCTCCTGCCCGGTACCTGTCTCCTGCGTGCCTGGCCCCGGGGCTgtgttttgtcttctgtttttctttctgcaaagACATAGCTAGGAAAGCGAACCATAAGGGAAAAGTTCTCAGGGAATTGAAGCGTGGTTGCTATGGTGACTCCTTTGCTGTGAATAAAGGTGGTCTTTGGGGCAAGCCGGGGCTCCTGGTCTTGGCTGGAAGTGGGGGCCGAGCTGCAGGTCCGCCAGAGGTGCAGCAGGCAGTGTGAGTGGGGGGGTGCATTTGCAGTTCTGTGGGGGTCAGAGGTAAAGAACCCCCCAAGCCGACTCTCTGGGATCAAAATAGCTCCTTGCAGGTGCCTGAGAGGCGTAGCCAGCCCGGGCGCCCAAGGATGCAGTCAGGAGGGTCCCAGCTAGGGGGCAGCCCTGAGGGTCTGGAGCCCCAGCCTGTGCCAACCTGGCCCGGTGACCTCCGTACCTGGCTTCATCCCCGTCACAAGCCCACAGAGGTCATcgtcccattttgcagatggagaaactgaggctcggagcaGTTACGCCAAACTCAGGCAGCTGGGCTGGTGGGGTAGTGAAGAGCTCAAACTCAGAGGTCGGGTGGGCCTCGGATCCCGGCCTCCCCTCTTTGGCGCTGCGTGCACCCCCTCCTCGTGAAAGGGCTTGGTGCCCACACCGACCTCGGGCTCGGCCCGCACTCCCACCTGAACAGGTCCCGGGAGAGCGGGGAGGAGTCACACAGCTCTTAATTTCTACGGAAAGCAGCTCCTCGGGGCCCTTTCTTCCTCACACAAGGCTTTGTGGGTGGGCCGGAGGTGGAGGGGGCTCCAGCCCAGCAGGGGAACCCCCCCACCGGCCCTGGCAGGCACGGGCAGCCCTCgcttcctctttctccagctGAGCCCTAGTGCCCTGCGGCTGGCTCTGCTGGCTcctgcccccagctgcccctGCAGGTACCTGCTCTGTAGGCTTGGGCTGCAGGGTCCCTGTGACCTCCATGCCCCCCACTCTGGTCCAAGCTTAGCCTTATCGACACTCGGAAGCCAAGTCATTCGAAAGGTGCCTCCCTTCCCCACGGCTGACCTGTGGGGGCAGAATGCCAGCCTGCCCCCACCAGACATGCTCACATACTCGGCACCCCCAAACTGGTGGCCAGGGAgggtccctgcctcccagcccttccTGGTGGCTGTCCCAGCCTTGGGGCCGACTCGCTGGGGCCTGACCCCACCTCGGCCCTGCACAGCCCTGAGTCAGCAGAAGTGGTTTCCAGAAGGCCACGGGGCAGCTGCCCCAGGGGGTGTGGGCAGTGACTGGGactgtgggagggaaggagggcctCCTCCACCATCACCCAGCCTGACCCCTGTCTAGGGGGTGCCCCCGGACTCGGCTGCCGTCATCCCCcggcacccactgtgtgccaggctgggtGGAGATGGCGACCACATCTCATCGGATGGCACAGGGCCCATCCTCCGACGAGGAAGCTGAAAATGAGCAGGAGGAGTCATAGCGGAACCACGGCCGGCCGCATGCGGGCAGAGGCCTGGGCCTCCTTCCTGCCCGGTGAGTCAGAGGGCCCGGCTGCAGACCCAGGGCCCCAGCACGCCCCGGGCAGCTGGCATCAGCCTCGGCATAGAGGTGGCGGCCACGGGGCACAGGTGTGGAGTCGCAGCAGAGTTGGGGCCATCCAACTGTCCCATTGTGGGGAGGGGGCACGGAGtggggacagcagagcagagagtccggggcggggtggggaggaggtctTGCAGCTCCCGCAGTCTCCACCTCCGTCTGAGAAATGGGGACAGGTGTGAGGGCAGCTGAGTCCACGTGCTCTGCGCCAGGGAGGGGTGGCGAAGGAGCAGGGGCCAGCAGCGGGGCCCTTCCCTCTTCTAGACAAGTGGCGAGGGAGGCAGGGCAGTTCTCCCTCCTTGGAAGGGGAAGTGGGTGCAGGAGGGGTCCCACGGGAACTGGGC
Coding sequences:
- the LFNG gene encoding beta-1,3-N-acetylglucosaminyltransferase lunatic fringe isoform X3; amino-acid sequence: MQGISPEGTQSETFIFTDGEDEVLARRTGNVVNTNCSAAHSRQALSCKMAVEYDRFIDSGRKWFCHVDDDNYVNVRALLRLLASYPHTQDVYIGKPSLDRPIQATERVSENKMRPVHFWFATGGAGFCISRGLALKMSPWASGGHFMSTAERIRLPDDCTIGYIVEALLGVPLIRSGLFHSHLENLQQVPASELHEQVTLSYGTFENKRNAVHVKGPFSVEADPSRFRSVHCHLYPDTPWCPRTAIF
- the LFNG gene encoding beta-1,3-N-acetylglucosaminyltransferase lunatic fringe isoform X1; amino-acid sequence: MLKRCGRRLLLALAGALLACLLVLTADPPPPPVPAERGRRALRSLAGPAGAAPAPGLEAAPAPGALSREVHSLSEYFSLLTRARRDAGPPPGGAPRPADGHPRPPAEPLAPHDVFIAVKTTKKFHRARLDLLLETWISRHKEMTFIFTDGEDEVLARRTGNVVNTNCSAAHSRQALSCKMAVEYDRFIDSGRKWFCHVDDDNYVNVRALLRLLASYPHTQDVYIGKPSLDRPIQATERVSENKMRPVHFWFATGGAGFCISRGLALKMSPWASGGHFMSTAERIRLPDDCTIGYIVEALLGVPLIRSGLFHSHLENLQQVPASELHEQVTLSYGTFENKRNAVHVKGPFSVEADPSRFRSVHCHLYPDTPWCPRTAIF
- the LFNG gene encoding beta-1,3-N-acetylglucosaminyltransferase lunatic fringe isoform X2; translation: MLKRCGRRLLLALAGALLACLLVLTADPPPPPVPAERGRRALRSLAGPAGAAPAPGLEAAPAPGALSREVHSLSEYFSLLTRARRDAGPPPGGAPRPADGHPRPPAEPLAPHDVFIAVKTTKKFHRARLDLLLETWISRHKEMTFIFTDGEDEVLARRTGNVVNTNCSAAHSRQALSCKMAVEYDRFIDSGRKWFCHVDDDNYVNVRALLRLLASYPHTQDVYIGKPSLDRPIQATERVSENKMRPVHFWFATGGAGFCISRGLALKMSPWASGGHFMSTAERIRLPDDCTIGYIVEALLGVPLIRSGLFHSHLENLQQVPASELHEQVTLSYGTFENKRNAVHVKGPFSVEADPSRLQS